In a genomic window of Brettanomyces nanus chromosome 1, complete sequence:
- a CDS encoding uncharacterized protein (BUSCO:EOG0934378C), producing MLTEKKEEDVKEEKDDGNKPIYLKEYHRMNLLGKNDEDGEEEEEVIENNHTDKRSVEEEEDLQAKPYTAQQKEDKAKLMDEINEAFGEDEEEDFLKKKNPPKEKKKEKKDEVTLPDPSQDGEKFLEVYIEKHAWIPDKDSKDLTKGMEEDDPEFDAAAERFENAYNFRFEDPDAGEIVSYARSQATMRRQKTSSRRKERQKEQETRRDEQEEVQKKLKQKKQKKMNLVMDRINEVRDAVGNDIPEKVIAEVFGDILMKEDFDNEEWDKKMNEVFEKYEGDSTEKPTWDDNEEEEGEEKGEEKGEEKGEEKGEEKGDEKGDEKGDEEDEEVVEATDVTQKSSKRASKREEKHKKKQKKESIKRIASSIVEQKATELIDEIKEERGRSRQQENLRFKYREVSPQSFGLTTRDILFADDQSLNDFVGLKKFAPYRSERDKEEDKNKYGKSKRVKKWRKKVFHSSHGPKFGAEDANGDIEIPLIVNEPSHKRKQEHSHKKDRKRKTKESK from the exons ATGTTAA ctgaaaagaaagaagaggatgtaaaggaagaaaaggacGATGGTAATAAACCTATCTATTTGAAGGAATATCACCGGATGAATTTGCTTGGAaagaatgatgaagatggagaggaagaggaagaggtgATAGAAAATAATCATACGGATAAGAgatctgttgaagaagaagaagatttacAAGCGAAGCCATATACAGCTCAGCAAAAGGAGGACAAGGCTAAATTGATGGACGAGATCAATGAAGCATTcggagaagatgaggaggaagactttttaaagaagaaaaatcctccaaaagagaaaaagaaggaaaagaaggatgagGTTACACTTCCGGATCCATCTCAAGACGGAGAAAAGTTTTTGGAAGTGTACATAGAGAAACATGCTTGGATACCTGATAAGGACTCTAAAGATTTGACTAAAggaatggaagaagatgatccaGAATTTGATGCGGCAGCAGAGAGGTTTGAGAATGCTTACAATTTCCGTTTTGAGGACCCTGATGCAGGGGAAATCGTTTCCTATGCGAGATCTCAAGCTACTATGAGAAGACAGAAGACGAGCTCTaggaggaaagaaagacagAAGGAACaagaaacaagaagagatgagcaagaagaagttcaaaagaagcttaagcaaaagaagcagaaaaaaatgaatttAGTGATGGACAGAATTAATGAGGTTAGAGATGCCGTGGGCAATGATATCCCAGAAAAGGTTATTGCTGAAGTATTCGGAGATATCTTGATGAAGGAAGACTTTGATAATGAGGAATGggataagaagatgaatgaaGTATTCGAGAAGTATGAGGGAGACAGTACAGAGAAACCAACATGGgacgataatgaagaagaagaaggagaagagaaaggagaagagaaaggagaagagaaaggagaagagaaaggagaagagaaaggagatgagaaaggagatgagaaaggagatgaagaagatgaagaggtggTTGAAGCGACAGATGTTACACAGAAATCCTCGAAGCGTGCTTCcaaacgagaagaaaaacacaaaaagaagcaaaagaaggagagcATTAAGAGAATAGCGTCGAGTATTGTGGAACAGAAAGCTACAGAATTGATagatgaaatcaaagaagaaagaggacGGTCCAGACAGCAAGAGAACCTCAGATTCAAGTACAGAGAAGTCTCACCACAATCATTTGGCTTAACTACGAGAGATATATTGTTTGCAGACGATCAGTCTTTGAACGATTTTGTCggattgaagaaattcgCTCCTTATCGATCGGAAAGGGATAAGGAAGAGGACAAGAACAAATACGGAAAGAGTAAACGGGTgaaaaaatggagaaagaaggtgtTTCACAGTTCCCATGGACCAAAGTTTGGTGCCGAGGATGCTAATGGGGATATTGAGATTCCATTGATCGTCAATGAGCCAAGCCATAAACGGAAACAGGAACATAGTCACAAGAAGGataggaaaagaaagactAAGGAGAGTAAATAG
- the DUR3 gene encoding urea active transporter, which produces MTHQLPQGAGYAIVVGLGLVFAAAMILTTFILRRYQREIITSEEFSTAGRSVETGLIAAAVVSSWTWAATLLTSSTQAYKYGVSGPYFYAAGACVQVILFAFLAIKAKQKAPEAHTYLEIVKARYGGAVHGVFIFFAIVTNILVTSMLLTGGSATINDLTGMNTTACIFLLPLGVMVYTLFGGIKATFLTDYIHTIAIIVIIMTFAFTAYATSSKLGSPGKVWELVTAAGQAHPVSGNAEGSYLTMHSRSGGIFFVINIVGNFGTVFLDNGYWNKAIASSPASALPGYVLGGLSWFAIPWLTATTMGLACIALESDPSFPSYPQRLSSEDVSAGLVLPTAAVAIMGKGGAVATLFMVFMAVTSAMSAELIAVSSIVSYDIYKGYINPKASGKNIIVVSHASVIFFSVAMSGLSTGFWYAGISMTYLYLLMGVIISAAVVPASLTLLWKQQNAIAAGVSPVLGTILALMSWLVCTHSEYGEINVVTSSEDNPMLTGNVVALLSPLVFVPILTYIFKPQNFDWEILKNIKRVDETEEIEKAISSPEEDLESSEDAENANGEPEKLLPITSKMESLIKTMSTSHREIYRAKMEEEHLRIASKKAGYLCMFLAIALLVVWPMPMYGSSYIFSRKFFTGWVAVGIIWIFFSGFSVIIFPLFEGRNGIYTSLRGIYWDLSGQTHKLREWQESNPDKLHVVQSQVSMEARRSAQLMDADNIQELDEVLK; this is translated from the coding sequence ATGACACATCAACTTCCTCAAGGTGCTGGTTACGCCATTGTTGTGGGGCTTGGCCTCGTCTTTGCTGCGGCTATGATCTTAACTACCTTCATTCTTAGAAGGTACCAAAGGGAGATCATTACTTCTGAAGAATTCTCTACTGCAGGCCGTTCTGTTGAAACAGGTTTGATTGCCGCAGCCGTTGTCTCTTCGTGGACATGGGCTGCTACCTTACTTACCTCTTCGACCCAAGCCTATAAATACGGGGTTTCCGGTCCTTATTTCTATGCTGCGGGTGCATGTGTTCAAGTTATTCTCTTTGCGTTTTTGGCTATTAAAGCCAAGCAAAAGGCACCAGAGGCTCACACTTACTTGGAAATAGTAAAGGCTCGTTATGGTGGTGCAGTGCATGGtgttttcattttctttgccaTTGTTACCAACATTCTAGTGACGTCGATGCTTTTGACAGGTGGTAGTGCTACGATCAACGATTTGACCGGAATGAACACCACTGCATGCATTTTCTTACTTCCATTGGGAGTTATGGTTTATACCTTATTTGGTGGTATCAAAGCTACCTTTTTAACAGATTATATTCACACGATCGCCATTATTGTGATCATTATGACATTTGCATTCACTGCTTATGCCACCTCTTCTAAATTGGGGTCTCCTGGCAAAGTTTGGGAGCTTGTCACTGCAGCAGGTCAGGCTCACCCTGTATCTGGTAATGCAGAGGGATCATATTTGACAATGCATTCACGTTCAGGTGGTATTTTTTTCGTTATTAATATTGTTGGTAACTTCGGAACGGTCTTTTTGGATAATGGTTACTGGAACAAGGCtattgcttcttctccagcATCAGCTTTACCTGGTTATGTTCTTGGAGGTTTATCGTGGTTTGCAATTCCTTGGTTGACAGCTACCACCATGGGATTAGCCTGTATTGCCTTAGAATCGGACCCTTCATTTCCTTCTTACCCTCAAAGACTATCTTCCGAAGACGTCTCGGCCGGTTTGGTGCTTCCAACTGCTGCCGTCGCTATTATGGGTAAAGGTGGTGCGGTGGCCACACTTTTCATGGTATTTATGGCTGTTACCTCTGCAATGTCCGCAGAATTGATCGCCGTCTCTTCCATTGTCTCCTATGATATCTACAAGGGCTACATTAATCCTAAGGCTTCGGGCAAGAATATTATTGTCGTTTCGCACGCCAGCGTgatattcttttctgtGGCTATGTCTGGATTATCTACAGGTTTCTGGTATGCTGGAATCTCTATGACATACCTTTACCTTCTCATGGGAGTTATTATATCTGCTGCCGTGgttcctgcttctttaacTTTGCTTTGGAAACAGCAGAATGCTATTGCTGCCGGCGTTTCTCCTGTTCTAGGTACCATTCTTGCCCTTATGTCCTGGTTAGTTTGCACCCACTCTGAATACGGTGAGATTAACGTCGTAACCTCTTCAGAGGATAATCCTATGCTTACAGGTAATGTAGTCGCCTTACTCTCACCGCTTGTGTTTGTTCCAATTTTAACCTATATTTTCAAACCTCAAAACTTCGACTGggagattttgaagaatatcaaGCGAGTGGATGAGACcgaagagattgaaaaggCTATATCTTCTCCTGAAGAGGATCTAGAATCTTCCGAGGATGCAGAGAATGCCAACGGAGAGCCAGAGAAATTGCTGCCGATCACTTCGAAGATGGAAAGTCTTATTAAAACCATGAGTACCAGCCATAGGGAGATCTATAGGGCcaaaatggaagaagagcatcTCCGTATAGCCTCGAAAAAGGCTGGGTATCTCTGCATGTTCCTTGCCATTGCGCTTTTGGTAGTTTGGCCTATGCCTATGTATGGTAGTAGCTATATCTTCTCGAGGAAGTTTTTCACGGGTTGGGTCGCGGTGGGCATTATatggatcttcttttcaggaTTTAGTGTGATCATTTTCCCATTATTCGAGGGAAGGAATGGTATCTACACATCGTTGCGTGGTATCTACTGGGATCTTTCTGGTCAGACTCACAAGCTCAGAGAATGGCAAGAGAGTAATCCAGACAAATTGCATGTCGTTCAGAGCCAGGTATCCATGGAAGCACGTAGAAGTGCTCAACTTATGGATGCTGACAATATCCAGGAACTCGATGAGGTGTTGAAATAA
- a CDS encoding uncharacterized protein (EggNog:ENOG41), which produces MIHVQLEEELAEDREDDFVRKYGDIDVNYIKKPPVQDWLFNKPYALNFFYGGTLYRTRAPRGESGKTELFLDLVYVGIVAKLASAACTEPTGLSLLRYILLFFPTWQVWSDIKDFMNYYFNEDLSQKLYMLWILALLVIYCNGTNFLLESNAANAYVIVPYILCRVSLAISLYIYSIWIPQHRPQIIFYATTVLITCALWIPVIFVPVKVKITLAIITIFLENIFWIFSYGPTIKRLLKLKYSTAVNIEHEVERIGAFYVIAIGEFSYNVVATTATKNYGLGISEKIGRAIMLLITSYIMMWMYFNGDGSFKAVHAIRRSSTTAWMWMLAHMPLISSLILSADAASDICYQEEYIEEKGLSFFFTGGLAVSLISLFFISMLDKSLDDCGRSGERHRVTKIWRLLPRLCAAVIILCLSFTDKLTITELFATVMCVLTAVFVYEIIVSMASDCSEEVTDV; this is translated from the exons ATGAT ACACGTTCagttggaagaagaactagCTGAAGATAGGGAAGATGATTTTGTTAGAAAGTATGGAGATATAGATGTCAATTACATCAAAAAGCCTCCGGTCCAAGATTGGCTCTTCAATAAACCGTACGCTCTAAACTTCTTTTACGGAGGAACTCTCTATCGAACAAGAGCACCACGGGGAGAAAGCGGAAAAACCGAGCTTTTCCTCGACCTTGTATATGTTGGTATTGTAGCGAAGTTGGCATCTGCAGCATGTACAGAGCCTACCGGTTTGTCTCTTTTACGCTATATCTTACTattctttccaacttgGCAGGTGTGGTCAGACATCAAGGACTTTATGAATTACTACTTCAACGAGGATCTATCTCAGAAGTTGTATATGCTCTGGATTCTTGCTTTATTGGTGATCTATTGTAATGGCACCAATTTCTTATTGGAATCTAACGCTGCCAATGCTTATGTCATTGTGCCTTATATTCTATGCAGAGTATCATTGGccatttctctttataTTTATTCCATATGGATCCCCCAACACCGTCCTCAGATTATTTTCTATGCTACTACAGTCCTTATAACATGTGCACTGTGGATTCCTGTTATATTCGTTCCCGTCAAAGTGAAGATAACCTTGGCAATTATTACGAtctttttggaaaataTCTTCTGGATTTTCTCCTACGGGCCCACCATTAAAAGGCTTCTGAAGTTGAAATACTCTACTGCTGTTAATATTGAACATGAAGTGGAGAGAATCGGTGCTTTCTATGTTATTGCAATTGGTGAATTCTCTTACAATGTTGTGGCTACTACTGCAACCAAAAACTATGGTTTAGGAATCTCTGAAAAAATAGGTCGTGCTATCATGCTATTGATTACTTCATATATCATGATGTGGATGTATTTTAATGGTGATGGCTCATTCAAAGCTGTTCATGCCATTCGCAGATCTTCAACAACGGCATGGATGTGGATGTTGGCTCATATGCCGCTTATTTCTTCACTCATTCTTTCTGCCGATGCAGCTTCCGATATCTGCTACCAGGAAGAATAcatagaagaaaaaggactatcatttttcttcaccgGTGGCTTAGCCGTATCATTAATTTCATTATTCTTTATTTCCATGTTGGATAAATCTCTTGATGATTGTGGAAGGAGTGGGGAGAGACACCGGGTCACCAAGATTTGGAGGTTATTACCAAGACTTTGTGCTGCCGTTATTATCTTATGTCTCAGCTTCACTGATAAACTTACTATTACAGAATTGTTTGCCACAGTTATGTGTGTTTTAACCGCTGTTTTCGTCTACGAAATTATTGTTAGCATGGCATCTGACTGCTCAGAAGAGGTTACCGATGTTTAG
- a CDS encoding uncharacterized protein (EggNog:ENOG41), protein MTKANHDDDNGNDDNGNDSNDNDNGNDGNGNDGNSNDHDGNSNDNDNDNDNINSNSNNNIQAPATANLDTLYFNVTPFRDVRAASSFFSLPFSKELAFDLKLDLDEDREQFKHDIISTGLINYDQAIQMVGLFAKYYGRWVSFASDKPPKELLDSIRLDSPLLLAVCCLMGSIHYVEELNVKSKDLAMDILKEIDTLLSMTVNRVPQRKQLLQSLVILSSFSLSLSYKDVYFDGWYLSGYALLHFITREMDLNLLSDRFRTHPDRINNFRLWNHLSLTHLTFCVLSGRPCLIDTLRIDQCREILDIPSAMSFDGKIVAELSIILSLYNSLQFEEPVEISLKELESTYNDWKYLCEQNPMGEFIQVNYRFSRMMIYRRSFLKDFGRDKGFIFHSPLTLATNAKASASADNDGSFNLENSIGTVRPMIKECIEVINLAYTGDRQELVRSGDTIKFEIFFATITMINMIRLGFGSSPWASKKRQAQVEEAIAKSKKICEWLNEQNNYYNRFVESYYILICKFSDHIHEQEL, encoded by the exons ATGACGA AGGCAAATCACGACGATGACAACGGCAACGATGACAACGGCAACGATAGCAACGACAACGACAACGGCAACGATGGCAACGGCAACGATGGCAATAGCAACGACCACGATGGCAATAGCAACGACAACGACAACGACAACGACAacatcaacagcaacagcaacaacaacattCAAGCACCTGCTACTGCGAATTTAGACACTCTTTACTTCAATGTGACTCCTTTCAGAGACGTTAGAGCTGCTTCctcatttttctctcttcccTTCAGTAAAGAGCTTGCATTCGACTTAAAATTGGACCtagatgaagatagagaGCAGTTCAAACATGATATAATCTCCACTGGACTAATAAACTATGACCAAGCAATTCAAATGGTGGGCTTATTTGCCAAGTACTATGGTCGTTGGGTTTCCTTCGCTTCCGATAAACCTCCAAAAGAGTTGCTAGATTCTATAAGACTAGATAGTCCGTTACTATTGGCCGTCTGCTGCTTAATGGGCTCAATCCATTATGTAGAGGAATTAAATGTCAAATCGAAAGATCTTGCAATGGATATCTTGAAAGAGATAGATACGCTGCTTTCCATGACCGTTAATCGAGTGCCTCAAAGGAAACAACTTTTACAATCCTTGGTTATACTATCTTCTTTCagtctttctttatcctATAAGGACGTTTACTTTGACGGCTGGTACCTTTCTGGCTATGCTTTGCTACACTTCATCACCAGAGAGATGGATTTGAACCTTTTATCTGACAGGTTTAGAACCCATCCAGATAGAATCAACAATTTCCGACTATGGAATCATCTTTCGTTGACCCATCTTACGTTTTGCGTTCTTTCTGGAAGACCGTGCTTGATAGACACTTTAAGAATCGATCAATGCCGCGAGATTTTGGATATTCCATCGGCCATGAGTTttgatggaaagattgTAGCAGAGCTATCGATAATTCTATCTTTGTATAACAGTCTTCAATTCGAAGAACCTGTTGAGATATCCCTAAAAGAACTCGAGTCAACCTACAATGACTGGAAGTATTTATGTGAACAAAATCCTATGGGAGAATTTATTCAGGTCAACTATCGATTCTCCAGAATGATGATttacagaagaagctttttgaaagactttggaagagataaAGGATTCATATTTCATAGTCCATTGACATTAGCAACCAATGCGAAAGCAAGCGCGTCTGCAGACAATGACGGGTCATTCAACCTGGAAAACTCTATCGGTACTGTACGCCCCATGATAAAGGAGTGTATTGAGGTGATCAATTTGGCGTATACTGGAGATAGACAAGAACTTGTCAGAAGCGGTGATACCATTAAATTTGAGATCTTTTTTGCTACGATAACTATGATCAATATGATAAGACTTGGATTTGGAAGCTCTCCGTGGGCTTCTAAAAAGAGACAAGCACAGGTGGAAGAAGCCATTGCCAAAAGCAAAAAGATATGCGAATGGCTCAACGAACAAAACAACTACTACAATAGATTTGTTGAAAGTTACTACATTCTAATATGCAAATTCAGCGATCATATTCACGAACAAGAATTATAG
- a CDS encoding uncharacterized protein (EggNog:ENOG41) produces the protein MFTEKTKEGTVNSRRLMAVALFCAIINGCTMGVDQSMMNNLNMIDQYIDYFNLDSNMEGLFSAAINIGSVVGGFFASQLIEINVVGRKGGILISCLLTYLGVGLQTGAQNRAMFIIARIIIGIAVTINAVSAPTYVAEMVKAKYRGFFAGVYMASWYFAAIITTGISLGTYTLQSTWAWRGISLWQLCPSLFAVVILPFIPETPRFLVFVGREDDALDVLKKYHGNGLETELVKNEFLEIKNVLNYEKESKIGWIDLLKTKGNRMRMWIIFWMGVASQFTGSNIVGTYLGLFLDNSGITSTRKQIVINLTLQVCNFVFAILGSWLTEGWGRRPIIVYSTVFMGICLFIMGALQSKFSDGSSTAGSNALIFMVYLFSVTYAFSFTPLCISYPVEIVNYSIRTKGMAISQIVTFAFGFFNQYALPIALDHISWKYYMINGTYNFLQALLFYFIIVEVKGLTLEEIDEKFDGVSHTHVPILDSRENSVEDSADSDKDKV, from the coding sequence ATGTTTACTGAAAAGACTAAAGAAGGTACCGTCAATAGTAGAAGGCTTATGGCCGTAGCACTTTTCTGTGCCATCATCAACGGTTGTACTATGGGTGTTGATCAATCTATGATGAACAATCTCAACATGATTGATCAGTATATTGACTACTTCAATTTGGACTCGAACATGGAAGGTTTGTTTTCTGCTGCCATCAACATTGGTTCCGTCGTTGGAGGTTTTTTCGCCTCTCAGCTCATTGAGATTAACGTGGTTGGCCGTAAGGGTGGTATTTTAATTAGTTGTTTGCTCACCTATTTGGGTGTTGGCTTGCAAACTGGTGCCCAGAATAGAGCTATGTTCATTATTGCTAGAATTATTATTGGTATTGCTGTCACCATAAATGCTGTGTCAGCTCCGACCTATGTTGCTGAGATGGTCAAGGCAAAGTATAGAGGTTTCTTTGCCGGTGTTTACATGGCTTCTTGGTATTTTGCTGCTATCATTACTACTGGTATCTCTCTTGGTACATATACATTGCAGAGCACTTGGGCATGGAGAGGAATCTCTCTATGGCAGTTGTGTCCTTCCTTGTTCGCAGTGGTGATTCTCCCATTTATTCCTGAAACTCCTAGATTCCTTGTCTTTGTTGgtagagaagatgatgctcTTGATGTGCTTAAGAAGTATCATGGCAATGGTTTAGAGACTGAACTCGTCAAGAATGAATTCTTAGAGATTAAGAACGTTTTAAATTATGAGAAGGAAAGCAAGATCGGCTGGATCGACTTGCTCAAGACAAAGGGAAACAGGATGAGAATGTGGATTATCTTCTGGATGGGTGTTGCTTCTCAGTTTACCGGTAGTAATATTGTCGGTACTTATTTGGGTCTTTTCTTAGATAATTCCGGTATCACTTCTACTAGAAAGCAGATAGTCATTAACTTGACTCTCCAAGTTTGCAACTTTGTCTTTGCTATTCTTGGTTCCTGGCTTACTGAAGGTTGGGGACGTAGACCTATTATAGTGTACTCCACTGTTTTCATGGGTATATGTCTATTCATCATGGGAGCACTTCAAAGTAAGTTCTCTGATGGCTCAAGTACCGCGGGTTCAAATGCTTTGATCTTTATGGTCTATTTATTTAGTGTTACTTATGCGTTCTCGTTTACTCCACTATGCATTTCCTATCCTGTGGAGATTGTTAACTATTCTATCAGAACCAAAGGTATGGCTATCTCTCAGATTGTCACTTTCGCCTTTGGTTTCTTCAACCAGTATGCCTTGCCTATTGCGTTGGATCATATTTCTTGGAAGTACTATATGATTAATGGTACTTACAACTTCCTTCAGGCTCTTCTCTTTTACTTCATTATCGTCGAAGTTAAGGGTTTgactttggaagaaatcgaTGAGAAATTTGATGGTGTTTCCCACACTCATGTTCCTATTCTTGACTCTAGAGAAAACTCTGTTGAGGATTCTGCTGATAGTGACAAGGATAAGGTTTAA
- a CDS encoding uncharacterized protein (EggNog:ENOG41), producing the protein MSNVLIIGAGSMGLASGYFLNLAGANVTFLIRSHHKKDLNRPQLLYNLAKNTVNKYTGYDYITEPSRIATRDYDFIVITLDRIALQSEEGTKLTKIIGEAVKGKQTKIILGTVTIGVFSWFLKTSGILPEMATEGSLGVMCYPPKKVELPVYAEVDKKALANADAAWIDCFGRGFSVSDFSPSVAKDFAVLFNKCGVSRCAIKSIDRFATDVDSCFVIFAGSQLLGWPKFSKIDAHSELWGLTTAAFKEIEELDIHGEIGSTLARETTEEKLASLVVGWEKSSLPLDIQEFNKYHHGGKVNAQDRIHLNKCLLEGEREGKRMTALREILKRLEWLTV; encoded by the coding sequence atGTCTAACGTTCTAATCATAGGTGCTGGCTCGATGGGCTTGGCCTCTGGCTACTTCCTTAACCTCGCTGGTGCCAATGTAACTTTCCTAATCAGGTCACATCATAAAAAGGACTTGAATCGGCCTCAACTCCTATATAATCTAGCCAAAAATACTGTTAATAAGTATACTGGATACGACTATATCACTGAACCATCAAGAATTGCTACTCGGGACTACGACTTCATTGTTATTACTCTTGATCGGATTGCGCTACAGAGCGAGGAAGGAACCAAATTGACCAAGATCATCGGTGAAGCTGTCAAAGGGAAGCAGACTAAGATTATTCTAGGAACTGTCACAATTGGTGTTTTTTCGTGGTTCCTAAAGACGTCGGGAATTCTTCCCGAAATGGCTACCGAAGGCTCATTGGGAGTCATGTGCTATCCACCAAAAAAGGTAGAATTACCTGTCTATGCTGAGGTGGATAAGAAGGCTTTAGCCAATGCCGATGCTGCCTGGATTGACTGCTTCGGCCGGGGCTTTTCTGTGAGCGACTTTTCGCCATCTGTGGCAAAGGATTTTGCTGTGTTGTTCAACAAATGCGGTGTTTCACGGTGTGCGATCAAGTCTATAGACCGGTTCGCTACTGACGTGGATTCTTGCTTTGTTATTTTTGCGGGCAGTCAGCTATTGGGATGGCCCAAGTTTTCCAAGATTGATGCGCATTCTGAACTCTGGGGACTAACCACCGCAGcgttcaaagagattgaagaattggacATTCATGGAGAAATTGGTAGTACGTTGGCCAGAGAGACAACGGAGGAGAAATTGGCATCGCTTGTCGTCGGCTGGGAGAAATCATCATTGCCACTAGATATTCAAGAGTTTAATAAGTATCATCATGGAGGGAAGGTTAACGCACAGGATAGAATTCACTTGAATAAGTGTCTCCTGGAGGGAGAGCGGGAAGGCAAGAGAATGACTGCGCTGAGagagatattgaagaggttgGAGTGGTTGACTGTTTGA
- a CDS encoding uncharacterized protein (EggNog:ENOG41) produces MSKLLTPYRQLAPAAAVRVSPVCLGSMTFGNQHLETYGECSDDTAYKILDYFYENGGNFIDTSNTYQDGESEVLLGKWMASRKNKDEIVLATKYSSPYDFDCNIKVNVVGNNAKSMKLSLMRSLNRLQTSYIDLFYVHWWDYTTSIPELMLALNDLVVSGKVIYLGISDAPAWIVTKANEYARAHGLRQFSVYQGYWNAAFRDFERDIIPMCAAEGMAMCPYGTLNQGRFQTEEVFKEREKNNPGRKFAALSQRDKDVSKCLEKVAKSKGVTLFTVALSYILHRAPYVFPIIGARKVEHVKGNLPALKLALTPEEIEEIDSAYLFDHGFPHTFLSGTLFNGEKSRGASGPGDVCLTKVFAEKLAWVEKQKPIPPEDE; encoded by the coding sequence ATGTCTAAATTGCTGACTCCTTATCGCCAGCTCGCTCCGGCTGCTGCCGTCAGGGTTTCTCCCGTGTGCTTGGGATCTATGACATTTGGTAATCAGCATCTCGAAACTTATGGTGAGTGCTCTGATGATACTGCCTATAAGATTCTCGATTACTTCTATGAAAATGGTGGAAATTTTATTGATACTTCTAACACCTATCAAGACGGTGAATCAGAAGTCCTATTAGGTAAATGGATGGCTTCcagaaaaaataaagacGAGATTGTCCTAGCTACAAAGTATTCAAGTCCGTACGATTTTGATTGTAATATCAAGGTTAACGTTGTAGGCAACAATGCAAAATCTATGAAGTTATCTCTTATGAGAAGTCTTAATAGACTTCAGACTTCATACATTGACTTGTTCTACGTTCACTGGTGGGACTATACTACCTCGATTCCCGAATTGATGCTTGCCTTGAACGACTTAGTCGTTTCCGGTAAGGTGATCTACCTCGGTATCTCAGATGCACCAGCATGGATTGTTACAAAGGCAAACGAGTATGCTCGCGCTCACGGTCTTCGTCAATTCTCGGTCTACCAGGGATACTGGAATGCAGCTTTTCGTGATTTTGAGAGAGACATTATTCCAATGTGCGCTGCAGAAGGCATGGCTATGTGCCCATATGGAACTTTGAATCAGGGCAGATTTCAGACCGAAGAGGTATTCAAAGAACGTGAAAAAAACAATCCAGGCCGTAAGTTCGCTGCGCTCTCTCAGCGTGACAAAGATGTGTCGAAGTGCTTGGAAAAGGTAGCAAAGTCGAAGGGAGTCACTCTTTTCACTGTTGCTTTGTCATATATCCTTCACAGGGCTCCGTACGTGTTTCCTATTATTGGGGCTCGTAAGGTTGAACATGTTAAGGGTAATCTTCCCGCTTTAAAGTTAGCGCTAACTCCAGAAGAAATCGAGGAGATCGATTCCGCTTACTTATTTGATCATGGATTTCCCCACACATTTTTGAGCGGCACCCTATTCAAtggtgaaaaatcaagAGGAGCCTCTGGCCCTGGTGACGTGTGCTTAACTAAAGTGTTTGCGGAGAAGCTGGCTTGGGTTGAAAAGCAAAAGCCTATCCCtcctgaagatgaatga